The sequence TATTGCTAATCGAGGCTCTGtggttttgggggaaaattTGCTGGAATACATGTTTCTGTGGGTCAGTTTATGAGCAAAGGGAATGAGGCAGTAGATTTCAAGCAACAATAAAGGACAGCACTGAATGGAAGTGAATTGGAATGGAATCAAATTTGAGAAAGCAGTTAAAGTGAATTGGAAACAcagcaggatggaaaaaaagccttctcCCCAGAAAGTTAGATGAAGGAAAGatactttaattaaaagtaaGAGTATGCAACTGAGAAGTTATTGCAGAAGCTATAGTTATTGCAAACAATTTCTTGTGTGGACAATTCCTTCTAGAATTACTTTACCTCTTTGAACAAAGCAAACTTAGAATGGaccaaatgtttaaaaagataCATTCTTAGAAAAGAGCATACAGCACttgaaagaataataaatgGTATCTACCTAAACCAGGCCCATTTAAATAAACAGTACACCACTTTATTTTTGATGAGGACTCATTCAGTACAAATCTAGTAATTCCTCTAAAGTGATGATGTGTAGTCCATTCACAAATAAATGATTCTCTGTATATCAGTGAAATGAGATGGAAAGGAACAGcacattttcacagcagaaaacaccATGCAATAaccttatttttcataattatcaTCCTTTCCTATGGAGTAACCCTCACTGAAAAGtcatacaaattattttataggtAGTATATACATCTTGCTCACCAAATAAACTGACAttgaataatatattttcaaaaataaatattagcagCACAATCATTTAAATATGATTAAAGAGGGCTAGAAGCTTTTACACAAGATAgaacatagaaaaaatattaaatgtaattaattttaaagctaaattaTAACAGGTCAAAATCTTTGTACCTTAGTTGTAAAGCTTCCTCACGACTTTATCAATCAATTGAAGACATCTCCTCATTTCTGCACGGCTGATCTCCCAGGAGCACAGGTTGTGTTGCTTGTCTTTAAGAAAACAGTCTATcctttggaaatactttttcagtttcagcctGTTGACTTCTTTACTCCAAAAATACTGGGTCTGCTTCTTGGTTACACATGCCTCCAATTGCTCAATTTGATGATAAAGTCCATTTTGGAATTGTTCTAgagctgccccatcccaggcAGCTAGAGTGAGATTTTTGCTAAAGATGTAGAAGATGTGTTGGAAGATCTCTTCAATGGCCATTTTGacagtttctttctgtttgggCTTTAAAACCTGCTCAGGAAATCTGAAGGACATTTTCTCTCTTAGACACTGTTGAGGAAACTTTTTGCCCATTTTGTCCAAAAGTTGCAGGCTGTTCTCAATcacttttctttgctgtaaagGAAGGTGATTACAGTTAAGACTTGACATGGTGGTGGTGTACAACAGAATGAGGCCAATTTGTACCAAGCCAAAAGTGTTCATGGTACAGATAAGCTGCTatgcttctcctttcctgtgtATGAATCCTGAGAGACAGGCTGGATTGCTTTGAAGGTTATTAATAGGCGTCTCTGTTTCTTCAAAATCTTGAAATTTAATTATTCTGTAGGAgaagttttctttcatcattttttggttttgaaggtCTTCCCCCTTGTGTATGCTTTTGACACTTAccactttcattttctgctttatgacttcattgtcttttttttgccactttctttttatttcagctggaCTATAGAATATTATGTATATCTTAGGCTGTATGTGTATCTTAGATCCCTCTTCCTCAAAAATTCTGTGGTAATTGTACTgagaatttaaaagaatatgTTAGAGAAATATCCTTAGTTTCTTAATATTTTAGCAGTGGGAAAACATGTTGAAACACAGCACTGTCAATGATGGGCCAGGGGCCTGCCAAAAACTACTGTCAGCCTCTCTCCTTGACAGGATTTACACTCCCAAAATTCAGCTGAGCTTTCTCTACCTATTTTTATTCAGGGAAattattctctttctcttcacCTTTCTCTCATCCATTTAAATTCAAAGGACAATAGTCCTTTGAATATATCACTAAAAgacatgtatatataaaaatatgtgtattAGTATTAATATAACTATATGTATTTTGATACACGTATGATGGTAATTATACAGGGCCTTTTAGAGACTGTAAGTGTCATGAGAATACAAATATTCATATGGAAACATGTTAGATAAGACACACACTTTTTTCTCCATATGATCAGTTGAGTAATAATATCAATGCCGGTAGGGCACAGGTCTGAATTCTGATGTTAAATGGAGAGAGAACaaacacagagacaaaaaatgctctgaaattcagccatttgctttctttagccATATAGTAGAATAGGTCAGCACTATCACAGCACATTGTGAAATCTTGCTCCtgcctttgattttattttgatgaaagCAAGTCTTAAATTAACATTTAGCTGTTTCTCCAAGCCTTCTGTACAAACATAGCTCACTACAAAGGCAGTCTACAAAGGCAAGTGGATCATCTGGATCAAGAGGtccaaataaacattttttagtCTGAGATCTGgctctgtatttctgtgcagctgTTGCAATGCCACCCATCGCTATGTGGCTGGCTTCATTCTTAGTCTGGTAATCACTCTGAGCAGATTTATGGTACTGTTTTAGGGCTTCCTTTGTGTTCAGCACATATGTATTTGGGAGGCTTTGAAATGTTATAAATTAAGATGAGAGCAATTGTTCGCATGAGGAAAATCCTTTGATTTCCTCCTGTTACTTTGATTTCCTCCTGTTACTTAAGCAAGCTTGAGTTGGATGTACTGCCACTGTGAAGAACAAATGAATCCCCTGTCATCACTTTGGAACAGCAGTATTAAACAAAAAGGGTAAGAACAGCCAAAGCAGGACATAAAGTGAGTAAAATGGGACCAAATCTTTTCACTTAGTGGGAATGTTCAATACTTGGAAAAATGGGCCTTAAGTGCATTGCTGTCATTAGATACAAAATGGCCATGGTGACATATTACATGCAAAAATACAGCTGTAGAAGTTATGTACATATTAAAATCATCATTAGATCAATTAAAAATGTACctagtttaagaaaaatgttttatactaCTACAGCACCTTCCGTAAGTTAAACTCAAGTATATTTTTCAATGCTATAATCATTGTATGATCTTAATTCTTCTACTAATGTTAAACAGATAAACTCGTTCACATTTATTATATCTCCCAGGCACAcaagttctttctttcctcttccaaaatactttttacaGGTTTCCCTTTGAACAAAGAGCTGTACATGCCATTCCCATTTTGTATCTTTTATaacaaaaaattgttctttccCACTCAGTTTCTTATCTTTTGTACTGTGCAGAGTAATAATATTGCATAACTCACGACAGTCTTCTCTAATCATCCATCTTTATTGCTTAATTCAGAAACAGTTCATTAAAAGTAATTACTGGAAGAGGCAACTGAGTGCTAtgaagctgcagcacagaatgcttttgttatttctctgtGGTTGAAGCAAAGCCCACTCTAACCTAgaatgaaaagaggaaatagGTTTACAAAGCACAACTGTATTTCCAAGTAGACCTAATAGATCATTCGTGTAAAAAGAGTACCTGATCTGTGATTCCATGCAGGCAACTCTGTCTTAAAAGGTCATCTTGCTGCATGTATTCATTGCAGGAGTGTAAGAGTAGAGATAAAAAATATGCACAATTCTATGAATTTCTACCACCTTCAAATTGCCACAATTCACTTCCCTAAAGGAAGTTTGTAATTTCATTGTGTAATGCAACGAATATTTGGGATGACTATTTGCTGTCCCTTATTACATGGGGTCTTTTATCTCAGGCACCAAGGCAAGTGTTAAGTCTAAGCTACATTTATGCTGGCAAATGGAGCCGTGCACGGGAACATTCCTGCAGAATAGAAACGCTGATTCTCCAATCAAAATAACTAGTTCCTCTCAACATTTCATCTACTCtcagtttcctttctcctttaccTCATTCAAAACACACTGATTTTAAGAGGTCAGCATGCCACCAAGGAATCCAAACAGGCTGAGCTTGTCACCACACACAGTATCTTAATAAGGGAATTTTACATGATTAATACCATCTCTGGAGCCGCTGCACTACGATGGATAAGGATAGCAAATTTATGTACAAAATCTGCCATATGAAGAATACGTTATGTAGTTTTAAATGGTTAAAACACGGTTAATTTAGTTTACATGCTACAATTTAATTCACCATCAATATCACAGTCTGCATTAAGAAGATAAGATCTAACTCAGCTATGTGACCTTCCCAACTTGGCATACCATATAACTGTTTTGTCTTATGCTGGAGTAATTCACATAAGTAATTTGTGTAGTAGTTGCTTGCTTTTGCAAAGTAttgtttcataaaatacaaTTCTACAAATAGAGGTATTAACTAATAACTAACAAAAAGTACTACAAATAAAGTTTACCAGAAAAGAGATTTAACAAAGCAGTCCTcaatgaagcagcagcaaagggaaTTATCAAAACCTACCTTTTAGAAGCAtggaagtaaaaaagaaaatattacaatttCCATTTATGACACTAAAGATTTGTTGCCCTACTTATAAAATATACTGTGGGCttgccagcattttttttttctgcataaagaGGAGCAGGACCTAAACTCCATTTTGTAAGAAACTAAATTAACTGCAGtacatttaatttcttgtaTTGACAACTTGGACATCAGCACTGACCAAGGGTGTCTTTTTGCCCTGACTGAGGCTCTTGCATCTTGCTACAAGAGCAGTCAAAACCACTGGGCATAGACAGGGTCTTTGGCTGCCTTGCTGGATGTGCCTTGATTTACAAGGCTGAATGGGCATTTGCTGCTGTGTAGGAATACTCAGACTTAAACTCCTGAGTACACATGGCCTTCATTTTTTAGTaagtaaatttttaaagaattaccGGACTATGACCAACGGCTGCTTTCATAACATAGAGGAACTCTCACACTCATTTTATACTGAGAAAAATTACAGGTCATATAATCATAGGttatcctgagtt comes from Cygnus atratus isolate AKBS03 ecotype Queensland, Australia chromosome Z, CAtr_DNAZoo_HiC_assembly, whole genome shotgun sequence and encodes:
- the LOC118253811 gene encoding interferon kappa-like, with the translated sequence MNTFGLVQIGLILLYTTTMSSLNCNHLPLQQRKVIENSLQLLDKMGKKFPQQCLREKMSFRFPEQVLKPKQKETVKMAIEEIFQHIFYIFSKNLTLAAWDGAALEQFQNGLYHQIEQLEACVTKKQTQYFWSKEVNRLKLKKYFQRIDCFLKDKQHNLCSWEISRAEMRRCLQLIDKVVRKLYN